The Opitutaceae bacterium genome has a window encoding:
- a CDS encoding TonB-dependent receptor plug domain-containing protein — protein MIHPGRPSFTFLSLLVLAVVLPVGADEIITLEVFQVDGLPPADSVNPLVVPVTGVFGDGRGLLETPRSVSLISSALFRERTIHGVKEILQYVPGAYAPARYGRTANPNIRGDTAEIYLNGQRRGNNLFGYFPSFNGVESVEMVRGAGSVVYGPAFFSGGYVNYVTKTPNLERSRTEVTTRFGTWVPSGGSHLNGSVQIDHTAPLEEGVSGYRVSYEGKGGDTYHHRNGVKDDRQDLFAAWSWRPSENLSVEINGQFQWQNTPQTNGINRPSQGMIDEGIYFQGWADDRATGILSGLVTPTGTVEVDPRMLMFSRGDFSDARVLELQGVVRARFSETFSLVNRTLFESVDRRRYHSFEYTEYAEQLTLENRTELRWRGDQDWKPALTGGLTVRLEERESFVNYFNEYLYAGDISGTETDFGALSNYPGSYYPGQAGPDGREFFGSENGIPETTDSRVWNPALFLQVEVEPFRNLNLMFGVRGDAYSVEVEDALPPAGTRPISDRDSFTTPSGQACLSWTPVDTGVFYLAWNSVAEIYGSVTGGGVLQFYPPGTIRPEDYDGRSDLLEAGAKFAFDENRLFLGISVFQQNRSRAEFGGGRNEIETEGLEAEVVYQPRRGVYLTANAAWMDANYVNSAPTQLGGRSLYDMYPAGMGPEGKGTGVGYDFWFVNQVPVGDYRISGLSKVLLNASAAYRFENGLGLSLQTQWQSPQWGNLDREYQIPAQLTVQASVTYTRPGWEVGLDCLNLTNARNWIHNGDEFMNNQLISLEPPIRFEGYLKMRW, from the coding sequence ATGATTCATCCTGGGCGACCTTCTTTCACCTTTCTCTCACTTCTGGTCCTGGCGGTGGTGTTGCCGGTCGGTGCTGACGAAATCATCACCCTTGAGGTGTTTCAGGTCGACGGCCTCCCTCCGGCTGATTCGGTGAATCCTCTGGTTGTTCCGGTCACCGGTGTCTTCGGCGATGGGCGCGGACTCCTCGAGACTCCCCGCAGCGTCAGCCTGATCAGCTCGGCATTGTTCCGTGAGCGCACAATCCACGGGGTCAAGGAGATCCTGCAATATGTGCCCGGAGCCTACGCACCGGCCCGTTATGGGCGCACGGCCAACCCGAATATCCGCGGTGACACGGCGGAGATCTACCTGAACGGCCAGCGCCGGGGCAACAACCTGTTCGGCTATTTCCCGAGTTTCAACGGGGTTGAATCCGTCGAGATGGTCCGGGGAGCCGGTTCGGTCGTCTACGGGCCGGCCTTTTTCAGCGGCGGCTACGTCAATTACGTGACGAAGACCCCCAATCTCGAGCGGAGCCGGACCGAGGTGACGACGCGCTTCGGGACGTGGGTGCCAAGCGGTGGATCGCATCTCAATGGCAGCGTGCAGATCGACCACACGGCACCGCTTGAGGAGGGAGTCTCCGGTTATCGGGTCAGCTATGAAGGCAAGGGGGGGGACACCTACCACCATCGAAACGGAGTGAAGGACGACCGGCAGGATCTCTTCGCCGCCTGGAGCTGGCGCCCGTCAGAGAACCTCTCGGTGGAAATCAACGGTCAATTCCAGTGGCAGAACACGCCCCAGACCAACGGCATCAACCGTCCGAGCCAGGGTATGATCGACGAAGGGATCTATTTTCAGGGATGGGCCGACGATCGCGCAACGGGCATCCTGTCCGGTCTGGTCACCCCGACCGGGACGGTCGAGGTCGATCCGCGCATGCTCATGTTTTCCCGGGGCGACTTCAGCGATGCCCGGGTCCTTGAGTTGCAGGGAGTGGTCCGCGCCCGGTTCTCCGAGACCTTCTCCCTGGTCAACCGCACCCTGTTCGAGTCGGTTGACCGCCGCAGGTATCATTCATTTGAGTACACCGAATACGCGGAACAGCTGACCCTGGAGAACCGGACCGAACTGCGCTGGCGCGGCGATCAGGACTGGAAGCCGGCCCTGACGGGTGGGCTGACGGTGCGGCTGGAAGAACGGGAATCCTTCGTCAACTACTTCAACGAGTACCTCTACGCCGGTGACATCAGCGGAACAGAGACCGATTTCGGGGCGCTCAGCAACTACCCGGGAAGCTACTACCCCGGACAGGCGGGTCCGGACGGGCGGGAGTTCTTCGGGAGCGAGAACGGCATACCGGAAACCACCGACTCGCGGGTCTGGAACCCGGCACTCTTCCTCCAGGTGGAAGTCGAACCCTTCAGAAATCTCAATCTGATGTTCGGGGTGCGGGGCGATGCCTACAGCGTGGAGGTGGAGGATGCCCTGCCTCCCGCCGGAACGAGGCCGATCTCGGATCGTGATTCCTTCACCACGCCGTCGGGCCAGGCCTGCCTGAGCTGGACGCCGGTCGATACCGGAGTGTTCTACCTGGCCTGGAACTCCGTGGCGGAGATCTACGGCAGCGTGACCGGCGGAGGGGTTCTCCAGTTCTATCCGCCCGGGACAATCCGTCCGGAGGATTACGACGGGCGCAGTGATCTGCTGGAAGCGGGGGCCAAGTTTGCCTTCGATGAGAACCGGCTTTTTCTGGGGATTTCGGTCTTTCAGCAGAACCGGAGCCGGGCGGAATTTGGAGGTGGGCGCAATGAAATCGAGACCGAGGGTCTGGAGGCCGAAGTCGTCTATCAGCCGCGGCGCGGGGTTTATCTGACGGCCAATGCCGCGTGGATGGACGCAAACTATGTGAACTCGGCCCCGACCCAATTGGGCGGGCGATCGCTCTACGACATGTATCCCGCAGGGATGGGTCCGGAGGGTAAAGGGACCGGGGTCGGCTACGATTTCTGGTTCGTCAATCAGGTCCCGGTCGGGGATTACCGGATTTCCGGACTGTCCAAGGTGTTGCTCAATGCGAGTGCCGCCTACCGTTTCGAGAACGGCCTCGGCCTTTCCCTGCAGACCCAGTGGCAGAGTCCGCAATGGGGCAATCTCGATCGCGAATACCAGATTCCGGCACAGCTGACGGTCCAGGCCTCTGTCACCTATACCCGGCCCGGCTGGGAGGTTGGTCTGGATTGTCTGAATCTGACCAATGCCCGCAACTGGATCCACAACGGCGACGAGTTCAT
- a CDS encoding AEC family transporter, whose amino-acid sequence MIILDTLLPVFAIIALGGVLARTGFLPSTLLKDLNRLAYYVGLPVLIFHGIAVSHYTNDRPLIIFAVIFGASLVSILVAYLVAFAIRLPWGDQGTFVHAAFRGNLVFLGLPVIIYAAGGVDLATTSGVLQLATLSIAPMIILNNVLGAAVLSISQHRLSLATLKPVLTSLVTNPFFIASVAGLLFSLSPLTLPSGIDRTLRSLGLMGVPIALLCVGGTLVTTRVRDRIGPSVTAALIKTLVTPLAGWMIARWLNLGIEEMRIALIFVAAPSAAGGFIMTVQMGGDPRLASAPIAISTAITVFTFAAILYLT is encoded by the coding sequence GTGATCATTCTCGACACCCTTCTGCCGGTCTTTGCCATCATCGCCCTTGGCGGTGTTCTCGCCCGGACCGGCTTTCTCCCCTCCACCCTTCTGAAGGACCTCAACCGCCTGGCCTACTATGTCGGACTGCCGGTCCTGATTTTCCACGGCATCGCCGTCTCCCATTACACCAACGATCGTCCGCTTATCATCTTTGCCGTGATTTTCGGCGCCTCACTGGTCAGCATCCTGGTTGCCTACCTCGTCGCCTTCGCCATCCGTCTTCCCTGGGGTGATCAAGGCACGTTTGTCCATGCCGCGTTCCGGGGAAACTTGGTCTTCCTCGGGCTCCCCGTCATCATCTACGCAGCCGGCGGAGTCGACCTGGCGACGACCTCCGGAGTCCTGCAGCTGGCCACGCTTTCAATCGCACCGATGATTATCCTGAACAACGTTCTCGGGGCCGCCGTTCTTTCCATCAGCCAGCATCGTCTCTCGCTCGCCACCCTCAAGCCCGTGCTGACCAGCCTCGTGACCAATCCGTTTTTCATCGCAAGCGTGGCCGGCCTGCTCTTCTCCCTGAGCCCGCTGACCCTTCCCTCCGGAATCGACCGCACCCTGCGCTCCCTCGGTCTGATGGGCGTCCCGATTGCGCTTCTTTGCGTCGGCGGCACCCTTGTCACGACCCGCGTCCGCGACCGGATCGGCCCTTCCGTCACAGCGGCTCTGATCAAGACTCTGGTCACCCCTCTCGCCGGCTGGATGATCGCCCGATGGCTTAACCTCGGCATTGAAGAGATGCGCATCGCCCTGATCTTCGTGGCCGCCCCGAGCGCCGCCGGAGGATTCATCATGACCGTCCAGATGGGCGGTGACCCGCGGCTGGCCTCGGCCCCGATTGCGATCAGCACCGCCATCACTGTCTTCACTTTTGCCGCCATCCTCTACCTTACCTGA
- a CDS encoding YjhG/YagF family D-xylonate dehydratase, which produces MPVPGFLASDDDAVYELRTTVRGPEGRLPLSPGQLAGAASGDLFGWTQNVGMGWRPEWLGREEYLILSTQGGIRRPDGSPVALGYHTGHWEVGVLMEEAAATFSEAGAIPFAAFCSDPCDGRTNGTDGMLDSLAYRNDAAIVFRRLIRSLPTRKGVLGVATCDKGLPAMMMALAGCGDLPAVLVPGGVSLLSEETEDLGKIQTIGARFAHGEISLDHAAEMGCRACGSPGGGCQFLGTAATSQVVAEALGMALPHSALCPSGTNAWKDLARRSSEALMAMHRAGDALGRILDRRSIHNALIVHAAFGGSTNLILHLPAIAHAAGIERPTVADWSRANRDVPRLADIMPNGPHGYATVQAYLAGGVPEVMLHLRSLGLLDLSARTVSGLDLGEVLAWWEGSERRRRMREKLVQLDGIDPDAVLMSPGRARAAGLGSTVTFPSGNLAPEGAVIKSTAIDPALLDADEVFLHEGPARVFGSEREAIAAVKSRGTDAIREGDVVILAGVGPIGAGMPETYQLTSALRYLPFGGRVALLTDARFSGVSTGACVGHVSPEALAGGPIGKLRDGDRVRIRIDCRNQVGSIDLLPPEGATPADAANVLKTRPINPVFKVHPRLPEDTRLWAALQHAGGGSWGGSVYDAGRIIELLEAGRRALAADGS; this is translated from the coding sequence ATGCCGGTTCCTGGTTTTCTCGCGTCGGATGACGACGCCGTCTACGAGTTGCGAACCACGGTCAGGGGACCCGAGGGTCGCCTGCCCCTGTCGCCCGGACAACTGGCGGGAGCGGCCAGCGGTGATCTCTTCGGCTGGACCCAGAACGTGGGGATGGGTTGGCGCCCGGAATGGCTTGGGCGCGAAGAATACCTGATCCTGAGCACCCAGGGCGGCATCCGCCGTCCGGACGGGAGCCCGGTCGCCCTGGGTTACCACACCGGGCACTGGGAAGTCGGCGTCCTGATGGAGGAAGCCGCCGCCACCTTTTCCGAGGCGGGAGCCATTCCCTTTGCCGCTTTCTGCAGTGATCCCTGCGATGGACGGACCAACGGCACGGACGGGATGCTCGACAGTCTCGCCTACCGCAATGACGCGGCCATCGTATTCAGAAGATTGATACGTTCGCTGCCCACCCGGAAGGGTGTCCTCGGAGTGGCCACCTGCGACAAGGGTCTGCCCGCCATGATGATGGCCCTGGCCGGCTGCGGTGATCTGCCGGCGGTGCTGGTTCCGGGCGGGGTCAGCCTGCTCAGTGAGGAGACGGAGGACCTGGGCAAGATCCAGACGATCGGGGCCCGCTTCGCCCATGGGGAGATTTCCCTCGATCATGCGGCCGAGATGGGTTGCCGGGCCTGTGGCTCACCGGGCGGGGGGTGTCAGTTTCTCGGGACGGCGGCGACCAGCCAGGTCGTGGCCGAGGCCCTCGGGATGGCCTTGCCCCACAGTGCGCTCTGTCCTTCCGGGACGAATGCCTGGAAGGATCTCGCCCGCCGTTCGAGCGAGGCGCTCATGGCCATGCACCGGGCTGGGGATGCGCTTGGGCGGATTCTCGACCGGCGCTCGATCCACAATGCCCTGATCGTTCATGCCGCCTTCGGGGGCTCGACCAATCTCATTCTCCATCTGCCGGCCATCGCGCATGCGGCCGGGATTGAACGTCCGACTGTGGCGGACTGGAGCCGGGCCAACCGCGACGTGCCGCGTCTGGCCGACATCATGCCGAACGGCCCTCATGGCTATGCCACGGTGCAGGCCTACCTGGCCGGGGGGGTTCCGGAGGTCATGCTGCACCTGCGGAGTCTCGGTCTGCTGGACTTGAGCGCACGCACGGTATCCGGATTGGACCTCGGTGAAGTCCTTGCCTGGTGGGAGGGCTCCGAGCGGCGTCGGCGGATGCGCGAAAAACTGGTCCAGCTGGACGGAATCGATCCGGATGCGGTTCTGATGAGTCCCGGACGGGCCCGGGCCGCCGGGTTGGGCAGCACGGTCACCTTCCCGTCAGGAAATCTTGCTCCGGAGGGTGCGGTCATCAAGAGCACGGCGATCGATCCAGCGCTGCTGGATGCGGACGAGGTGTTTCTGCACGAAGGTCCGGCGCGGGTTTTCGGGAGCGAACGCGAGGCGATCGCGGCGGTGAAGTCGCGTGGGACGGATGCCATTCGGGAGGGAGACGTCGTCATATTGGCCGGGGTGGGACCCATCGGGGCGGGCATGCCGGAAACCTACCAATTGACTTCGGCTCTGCGTTACCTGCCATTCGGTGGCCGGGTGGCCCTCCTGACCGATGCCCGTTTCTCCGGGGTCTCGACCGGAGCTTGTGTGGGGCATGTCAGCCCGGAGGCGCTGGCCGGTGGTCCGATTGGCAAGCTCCGGGACGGTGACCGGGTGCGTATCCGGATCGATTGTCGCAATCAGGTCGGGTCGATTGACCTGCTTCCCCCGGAAGGGGCGACGCCGGCGGACGCCGCAAATGTTCTCAAGACCCGTCCGATCAACCCGGTCTTCAAGGTGCATCCGAGGTTACCGGAGGACACCCGGCTCTGGGCGGCGCTTCAGCATGCCGGCGGCGGGAGTTGGGGCGGATCCGTCTACGACGCCGGCCGGATCATCGAGCTGCTCGAGGCGGGAAGACGGGCGTTGGCAGCCGACGGTTCCTGA